TCATACGCCTCGACCTCGCGGCGCAACGGCGGACGAGGCCCGACGACGCTCATGTCGCGACGCAGTACGTTGATGAACTGCGGCAGTTCGTCGAGGCTGAATCGCCGAAGGAACCGCCCGACTTGGGTGATTCTGGGATCGTTCTTCATCTTGAACAGAACCCCACCATCACTCTCGTTTTGAGCGATCAGGAGGTCCAACTGCTTGTCGGCATCCCGCACCATTGTGCGGAATTTCAGCATCGCGAAAGGCTGGCCGTCGATTCCGATCCGTTCAGCCGAATAGAACACCGGACCCCGACTTGTGAGCTTGACCGCGAGTGCGATCGCCAGCATCACTGGGGCTGCAACCGTCAGGACCGTGAGCGCAAAGAGCGCGTCGAAGGCGCGCTTCTCAAACCTTTTCGCCCCTCGATACTGCGGCTTTTCGATCTGCAACAGTGGAAGGCCGGCGATAGGCCGCATCGCCAACCTGGACAACGCCACGTCCAAGACCCCGGTGCTGACCACCAGGTCAACGCCCATTGGCTCGAGATCCCATATGAGCCTTCGGATTCCGCGAACTCCGAAGCATTCGGTGCCCGCGATTGCAACGGTGTCCGCATCGCACGTGCGGATGGCACCCAGCATGTCGGCCTCGTCCCCGATGATCGGGATCCGCTGACCATTGATCTCGAGATGCTCACCGCGCGGCGGTCCATAGCCGGGCACTCCGATTCCGACCACGCGAAACCCGTCTGCGGGGTGACGTGTCATCTCCACCAGCAGGTCCGTGACGGCCTCGCGCTCACCGAATGCCAGGACCGCGGTCTGACACTCACCCGAGGACCGATGCCTTTCGATCCCCACGTGCCAAGCCCACCGAGACAAGAGCAGACCAACCGTGCCAACCGGCAGCGCAACCGCCAGATATCCGCGAGCGATATCCACGTTGACCAGCAGTGTCACCATGGCGATTGCCCCGAACGTGTAGAACGACGCCGTGACCACCCGCCGGTACTCCTCGACACCTGTGCCGATCACACGCTGCGACCTGGTGTGAAAAGCCGACAGGGCAATCAACCAGGCCAGCGCGAAAAGCACCGAGAATGTGGGTACGTAGTAGCGCAGATACCCTGGCGGATCGAGTGTTTCGCCGAAGCGCAGCAGCTGCGCGAGGGTCACCGCAGTGCCGACGACGAAGAAGTCACTCACTGCGAGCTTGGCCCCGTAACGCCGCTGCCAGGTCCAGCGCCGGAACACCCCACTGGGCGTGTCCACCGCGTACTGCCGCGGCGCACCCGCAGTGGGCGACGACACCGCCGTGGTTACCCCAGGTGACAGCTGCACGGCAGACTTCCCCGCCATCACATCCGGCGATGGTTCCATTTCATCACCGAGTTCTTCCGTCGCCGTGGGGGTTCCACGGTCGTCCATCACATCGCACCGAGTTGCGCTGGCCGCGAGGAGCTGGCCTCGCACGCGCGATGGCCGACAGCGCCGTGTACAACCACGTCTACATAAACGTTCAGCAGCATTTTCCGTCCCCCAACGGTATGACCCATACGTTCGCGCCTGTCCCCATTGAATGGCGCGCCGCCCCGGCTGGACATCTGGCTCGAATGCTCTGACATCCCCCGAGAGGGCTCGAACGTATCATCCAGGACTGACGCAATCAAGCAAATCTTTTCCGCGAGTTGCAAACGACTCCACGTCGACCGTCGGCCATCGGGGTCGAAATTTGAGGCATTGTCGATACCTGCCTGGTAGAACGACTGCCTGGGATTCCAGGATAGCGGTCCCGACCGTTAATTGACATCCGGGCAACCTCCGCATTGTGCAAATGTTGGCAAGTTCAGCAAAGTTCATTTTTTTGTTCTTTTTGTTGGCAACGATGCGGAGCATTCGACGCGGTTCCCCACCACGCGGGCCGGCATTGCCCACTCAAGCAGGTGTGCCCCGCCTGCCGTGAGACGGTTGGGCTAACACGTTCGGCGCGGCGCGGCGCCGCCATCCATCCGCCTGAGGTGATCAGCGTGCGCTGTCGGCGATAGTGCAAAGTTGTTGCGCGCGCAATCATTTCGGTGGCCACCGACGCGCACGCCACCGACCCCCCGGCGCTTCGCCGTTTGCCCCGACAACAGATCGCTGAGAGGATCAGCGAATGCGCGGGATCATCTTGGCCGGGGGGACCGGTTCTCGGCTGCATCCGACCACCATGGGCGCCAGCAAGCAGCTTCTGCCGGTCTACGACAAACCGATGATCTACTACCCGCTTTCCACCCTGATGTTGGCGGGCATCCGCGACATCCTGGTCATCACGACGCCGGCCGATGCGCCGTCATTCACCAGGCTGCTCGGTGACGGCTCGCAGTTCGGCATCTCAATCACCTACGAGGTTCAGCCCAGCCCCGATGGCATCGCGCAGGCCTTCCTCATCGGACGCTCGCATGTCGGCTCCGATTCGGTGTCTCTTGCACTGGGCGACAACATCTTTCATGGCCCACAGCTGGGGTCCCAGTTGAACCGCTTCAACAATGTCAGCGGCGGCGGCGTGCTCGTGTACTGGGTCTCGGACCCGTCGGCCTACGGCGTGGTCGAGTTCGACGAGTCGGGCCGGGCCATCTCGCTGGAGGAGAAGCCTGAGAGTCCGCGCTCGCACTACGCCGTCACGGGCCTGTACTTCTATGACAACGACGTGGTCGACATAGCGGCCGGGCTGCGCCCCTCCGACCGCGGCGAACTGGAGATCACCGACGTCAACAGCGCATACTTGGAACGCGGGGATCTCACGGTGGAAGTGCTGCCCCGCGGTACCGCGTGGCTGGACACCGGCACCTTCGATTCCATGCTGGATGCAAGCAATTACGTTCGGACCGTCGAGCAGCGTCAGGGACTCAAGATCGGGGCGCCCGAGGAGGTCGCCTGGCGGCTCGGCTACATCACCGATGACCAGCTGCGCGACCGTGCCGAACGGCTGATCAAGTCCGGCTATGGCGGATACCTCCTGGGGTTGTTGACGGGACCGGATCAGCCTTCGCTGTCGCGATCCTGACGTCGAGTCGACGGTGGCCCGCAACGCATCGTCGACGTCGGCGTGTTCTGGTCTCCACCCCAGTTGGTCCCGCAGTGCACCGGGATCGATTGGCTACCGCAGGTCGTGACCCGGCCGGTCCGCGACATGGTCAGGAACGCACCCACGCACTATCAAGTTCCAGGTCCCCGTACACCTCGTCCGTGGAGATATGGGAACGTGTCGGCCAGTGCAAAGTCGAGGTGGCTCTCGTCCGCGAAGTGCACGACGGCGTCCGTCACCGGCAGCCGCATTTCGCGGGCCTCCCGAGCGCACATGGTTTCCTGCCGCCGGAAAGCGGGGAACCTCTGACAAGACCTCACATTACTGTGACATAATTCACAACGCCGATGCGAGGAGCGTCCAAGGCCAGGGGGAACCATGTCCACCGTCGTGTGCGCGCTCGCCGTCGCCGTCCTGGCGGGATGGCATCTCCGGACCCGCCGCCACCCGGGTTGGCGCCTGTCGCGCGACGGCCGGTTCTACATCGTCCTGGGCTACCCGATGCTGATGATTGGCCTTTACTGGCTGATCATGGCGCCCACCATGACCGGGTGGCAGTCAGTGTTGGGCGACGCTTGGGCATTCGCGGCCATGGTCACGTTTGTGTACGGGTTCGCACACTTGCAGACCACCGTGGAACGGCGTAACGCCGCGGGGCAGAGTCTGGAATCAATCGCCACAGAACCACAGCACGCCGCGCCTCAGCGTCCCGACGTCCGCTGAGCACGCACCAGTCAGCGTAGGAGGGCGCGGCTCATGACCACGCGCTGAATCTGGTTGGTGCCCTCGTAGATCTGGGTGATCTTGGCATCGCGCATCATCCGCTCGACCGGGAAGTCGACGGTGTAGCCCGCGCCGCCGAACAGCTGCACCGCGTCGGTCGTGACCTCCATCGCGACGTCGGAGGCCAGGCATTTGCTCGCGGCGGAGATGAATCCCAGATTGTGCTCGCCACGCTCGGCGCGGGCCGCTGCGTGGTAGACCATCAGGCGCGCCGACTCGACCTTCATCGCCATGTCGGCGAGCATGAACTGCACCGCCTGGAAGCTGCTGATGCTGTTGCCGAACTGCTTGCGGTCCTTGGTGTATGCGATCGCCGCATCCAGCGCTCCCTGCGCGATGCCGACGGCCTGCGCGCCGATCGTCGGGCGGGTGTGGTCGAGCGTCGCCAGCGCGGTCTTGAAGCCCGTGCCCGGGTCACCGATGATGCGATTGCCCGGAATGCGGCAGTTCTCGAAGTACAACTCGGTGGTCGGTGACCCCTTGATACCCAGCTTGCGCTCCTTGGGCCCGACGGTGAAGCCCTCGTCATCCTTGTGGACCATGAACGCGGAGATCCCGTTGGCGCCCTTGTCCGGATCGGTGACCGCCATGACCGTGTACCAGCTGGACTTGCCGCCGTTGGTGATCCAGCACTTGGCGCCGTTGAGGATCCAGCCGTCACCGTCGGCCTTGGCGCGCGTGCGCATGCCGGCCGCGTCACTGCCGGCCTCGCGCTCGGACAGCGCGTAGGAGGCCATCGCCTCACCGGAGGCCAGCTGCGGCAGCACCTGCTTCTTCAGTTCGTCGGAGCCGCGCAGGATCAGGCCCATGGTGCCGAGCTTGTTGACCGCGGGGATCAGGGACGCCGACGTGTCAACCCGCGCGACCTCCTCGATGACGATGCACGCCGCGACCGAGTCCGCGCCCTGACCGCCGTACTCCTCGGGGACATGGACGGCGTTGAAACCCGAGGCGTTCAGCGCCTGCAGGGCCTCCTCAGGAAACCGGGCGTTCTCGTCGACATCGGCTGCGTGCGGAGCGATCTCCTTCTCCGCGAGTGCGCGGATCGCGGCGCGCAACTCCTGGTGTTCCTCGGGAAGTTGAAACAGATCGAATGACGGATTTCCGCCCCATGCAGCCATGATGAACTCCTTAATACCAGCGGGTAACTTTACTCGCCCGCCTCTTGGAAGACCATTTCCGCTGCTCAGCGAAGACTCTCAGAGCCCCGCCAGCGTTGGTGTGGTCGGCAGCGGAGATTGTGGAGTAGTTTGCTGCAAATGCAGGCTTTCGTTTTGTCGACCGCATTCCGGCACCGGGCCGTCTGCGACTGCGGGTGGAGCGGAAAGCGTCGTTGGCTCCGCGGAAGCGCAGTGCTTGACGCGAGCCTGCACGGAGGAGAGACCGGGCACCCGCCGACAAGCACTCCGCTGCCGCAGAATTGCCACACCGACGCCGAGACGTCGCAGTCGCCATCCTGATCCGGGTCTAGTCACCACCGAGGAGACGCGCCCGCAACGCCGCGTCCTTGTCCAGCACCATGGCCTCGAGATCGGCCTGAAACTTCGTCATCTTCGCGCGCAACGTCGTGTCGCTGGCACCGAGAATCCGCACCGCGAGCAGACCCGCGTTCCGCGCGCCGCCGATGGACACGGTGGCGACCGGAACCCCGGCAGGCATCTGCACGATGGACAGCAGTGAGTCCAGTCCGTCGAGGCGTGCCAGCGGCACGGGGACTCCGATCACCGGGAGCGGCGTCGCCGACGCCACCATTCCCGGCAGATGCGCGGCCCCGCCCGCACCGGCGATGATCACCTCGATGCCACGATCGGCCGCGGTGTTGGCGTAGTCCAGCATCCGGCCCGGCGTACGGTGCGCGGAGACCACTCCGACCTCGAACGGCACCTCGAACTCCGCGAGCGCCTCGGCCGCATCGGCCATGACAGACCAGTCGCTGTCGCTGCCCATGATGAGCCCGACTCGGGGGTTAGTCGCCATTGGTGTTCCCATGTTCGTTCCAGTTGTCGGTCCATTGCGCATGCGAGAGCCAGTGCGATGCCCGGTTCGCGCGTTCGCGCACCGAGGCGACGTCCTCGCCCGGCTTGCCGACAAGATTGACATGGCCCAACTTGCGGCCCGGACGCTCCCCCTTGCCGTACATGTGGACCTTCGCGTCGGGCATGCGCGCGAACAGGTGATGGATTCGTTCGTCGACGCTCATCGTCGGCGTCTCCGGGGCGCCGAGGACGTTCGACATCACCGTCAGCGCGGCGCGCGCCGACGTCTCCCCCAACGGGTAATCGAGCACGGCGCGCAGGTGCTGCTCGAACTGGCTGGTCACGGCGCCGTCCATGGTCCAGTGCCCGGAGTTGTGCGGGCGCATCGCCAGTTCGTTGATCAGGATGTCGCCGTCGGCCGTCTCGAACAGTTCGACGGCCATGACGCCGACAACACCGAGTTGGTCGGCCAGGCGCAGGCCGAGCTGCTGGGCCGCGGCGGCCACCTTGTCGGACAGGTCCTGCGCAGGCGCGATGACCTCGACGCAGATCCCGTCGCGCTGCACGGTCTGCACGATCGGCCACGCCGAGCCCTGCCCGAACGCCGAGCGCGCCACCAGTGCGGACAGCTCACGGCGCATGCTCACCCGTTCCTCGATCAGGATCGGCACACCGTCGGCGAGGTAACGCGCGGCCACGTCACGGGCCTGGTCAGGTGTGTCGAGAAGCACCACCCCGCGGCCGTCATAGCCACCGCGAATGGTCTTGATGACCGCGGCACCGCCGACCTCGCTGCTGAACGCGGCCGCCTCATCGGCGTTGCTGACCTCGGCGAAGCGCGGAACCGGAGCCCCCAGGTCGGAGAGTCGGCGGCGCATCACGAGCTTGTCCTGCGCGTGCACGAGCGCCTCGGGCGGCGGGGAAACGGTCGCGCCCTCGGCGACCAGCTTGTCCAGGTGCTCAGTGGGGACGTGTTCATGGTCGAAGGTGATGACGGTGGCACCCTGGGCCACCTTGCGAAGGGCGTCGTAGTCGGTGTGCGAACCCAGCACCACGTCGGGACTGACCTGTGCGGCGGGATCGGCGGGGTCGACGGCGAGGACCCGCAGGGTCTGGCCGAGCGCGATCGCAGCCTGGTGGGTCATCCGGGCCAACTGGCCGCCGCCGATCATGGCGACGACCGGAGTGGACGAAGAATGGGTTTCAGAAGCTCGTGGCACGTCAACCATGGTGGCATGACCTGCGCCGTAACCACGATTCCGCACCAGCCTGCGTGCTTCCGTACACTGGCTTATCGTGTCCTTTGCTGATGCCACGATCGCCCGCCTGCCGAGGCTGATCCGGCCGTTCGCCGAACGGCATCACGAGCTGATCAAGTTCGCGATCGTCGGTGCGACCACTTTCGTGATCGACTCGGCGATCTTCTACACGCTCAAGCTGACCATCCTGGAGCCCAAGCCGGTCACGGCCAAGATCATTGCGGGCGTGGTCGCGGTGATCGCGTCCTACATCCTGAACCGGGAATGGAGCTTCCGGGACCGCGGCGGCCGGGAACGACATCACGAGGCGCTGCTGTTCTTCGGAGTCAGCGGTGTCGGCGTGTTGTTGGCCATGGCGCCGCTGTACTTCTCCAGCTACGTGCTGGGGTTGCGGGTGCCCGAGGTGTCGCTGGCCACCGAGAACATTGCTGACTTCATCTCGGCCTACATCATCGGCAACCTGCTGCAGATGGCCTTCCGGTTCTGGGCGTTCCGTCGTTTTGTCTTCCCCGACGAATTCGCGCGCGACCCGGAGAAGGCACTCGAGTCGACGCTGACCGGTGGTGGCCTCGCCGAAGCTCTCGAAGACGAGTACGAGACCCGGCACGGCGACTCCGACGGCGTCGTGACGCCGCTGCGCCGAAGCCGGCGCAGACGCGCTCGTCAGCTGGGCGACTCTTCGGATCCGAGGGTGTCGAAGACTTCGTGATAGAGCAGGGCGTGCACCTGCTCCACTCGGGGGATGTCGTAGAACTCCAGCGGATCCTGGCTGGCTGACTCGATGATCAGCGTGCCGGTGCGCAGCATGCGATCGAGCAGCCCGTGTCGGAACTCCACGCTGTTGACCCGAGCCAGCGGGATATCGATTCCGCTGCGCGTCAGCAGGCCGTGCCGAAACATCACGCGACGGTCGGTGATCACAAAGTGAGTGGTCCGCCACGTGAGGAACGGCCACACGGACAGCCATCCGACAATCACGAGCCAGATCGCCAGGATCACCAGCGAGACCACCAGCTTGGCCGTGGGATCCCACTCCAGTGAATTGACGTAGGCCGCCCCGAACGACGCCAGAGCGGTCATCACCAGCAGCACCAGAACCGGACCGATCAGCCGCTTCCAATGCGGATGCCGGTGCAGCACCACCTGCTCATCCGCGGCGAGGACGTTGTCCGGATATCCCACGTGGGGAGTCTAGCCAGAGTGCGGCCTCACCAGCAGTCAATGTTGTAACGGGTGACGCCGACGCCCACCCAGGAATCCGGGGTGACCATCTCGCCCGCTTCCGGCG
The DNA window shown above is from Mycolicibacterium confluentis and carries:
- the rfbA gene encoding glucose-1-phosphate thymidylyltransferase RfbA — its product is MRGIILAGGTGSRLHPTTMGASKQLLPVYDKPMIYYPLSTLMLAGIRDILVITTPADAPSFTRLLGDGSQFGISITYEVQPSPDGIAQAFLIGRSHVGSDSVSLALGDNIFHGPQLGSQLNRFNNVSGGGVLVYWVSDPSAYGVVEFDESGRAISLEEKPESPRSHYAVTGLYFYDNDVVDIAAGLRPSDRGELEITDVNSAYLERGDLTVEVLPRGTAWLDTGTFDSMLDASNYVRTVEQRQGLKIGAPEEVAWRLGYITDDQLRDRAERLIKSGYGGYLLGLLTGPDQPSLSRS
- the purE gene encoding 5-(carboxyamino)imidazole ribonucleotide mutase; the protein is MATNPRVGLIMGSDSDWSVMADAAEALAEFEVPFEVGVVSAHRTPGRMLDYANTAADRGIEVIIAGAGGAAHLPGMVASATPLPVIGVPVPLARLDGLDSLLSIVQMPAGVPVATVSIGGARNAGLLAVRILGASDTTLRAKMTKFQADLEAMVLDKDAALRARLLGGD
- a CDS encoding 5-(carboxyamino)imidazole ribonucleotide synthase, with the translated sequence MVDVPRASETHSSSTPVVAMIGGGQLARMTHQAAIALGQTLRVLAVDPADPAAQVSPDVVLGSHTDYDALRKVAQGATVITFDHEHVPTEHLDKLVAEGATVSPPPEALVHAQDKLVMRRRLSDLGAPVPRFAEVSNADEAAAFSSEVGGAAVIKTIRGGYDGRGVVLLDTPDQARDVAARYLADGVPILIEERVSMRRELSALVARSAFGQGSAWPIVQTVQRDGICVEVIAPAQDLSDKVAAAAQQLGLRLADQLGVVGVMAVELFETADGDILINELAMRPHNSGHWTMDGAVTSQFEQHLRAVLDYPLGETSARAALTVMSNVLGAPETPTMSVDERIHHLFARMPDAKVHMYGKGERPGRKLGHVNLVGKPGEDVASVRERANRASHWLSHAQWTDNWNEHGNTNGD
- a CDS encoding GtrA family protein, with the translated sequence MSFADATIARLPRLIRPFAERHHELIKFAIVGATTFVIDSAIFYTLKLTILEPKPVTAKIIAGVVAVIASYILNREWSFRDRGGRERHHEALLFFGVSGVGVLLAMAPLYFSSYVLGLRVPEVSLATENIADFISAYIIGNLLQMAFRFWAFRRFVFPDEFARDPEKALESTLTGGGLAEALEDEYETRHGDSDGVVTPLRRSRRRRARQLGDSSDPRVSKTS
- a CDS encoding acyl-CoA dehydrogenase — encoded protein: MAAWGGNPSFDLFQLPEEHQELRAAIRALAEKEIAPHAADVDENARFPEEALQALNASGFNAVHVPEEYGGQGADSVAACIVIEEVARVDTSASLIPAVNKLGTMGLILRGSDELKKQVLPQLASGEAMASYALSEREAGSDAAGMRTRAKADGDGWILNGAKCWITNGGKSSWYTVMAVTDPDKGANGISAFMVHKDDEGFTVGPKERKLGIKGSPTTELYFENCRIPGNRIIGDPGTGFKTALATLDHTRPTIGAQAVGIAQGALDAAIAYTKDRKQFGNSISSFQAVQFMLADMAMKVESARLMVYHAAARAERGEHNLGFISAASKCLASDVAMEVTTDAVQLFGGAGYTVDFPVERMMRDAKITQIYEGTNQIQRVVMSRALLR
- a CDS encoding PH domain-containing protein, which codes for MGYPDNVLAADEQVVLHRHPHWKRLIGPVLVLLVMTALASFGAAYVNSLEWDPTAKLVVSLVILAIWLVIVGWLSVWPFLTWRTTHFVITDRRVMFRHGLLTRSGIDIPLARVNSVEFRHGLLDRMLRTGTLIIESASQDPLEFYDIPRVEQVHALLYHEVFDTLGSEESPS
- a CDS encoding sugar transferase, with protein sequence MEPSPDVMAGKSAVQLSPGVTTAVSSPTAGAPRQYAVDTPSGVFRRWTWQRRYGAKLAVSDFFVVGTAVTLAQLLRFGETLDPPGYLRYYVPTFSVLFALAWLIALSAFHTRSQRVIGTGVEEYRRVVTASFYTFGAIAMVTLLVNVDIARGYLAVALPVGTVGLLLSRWAWHVGIERHRSSGECQTAVLAFGEREAVTDLLVEMTRHPADGFRVVGIGVPGYGPPRGEHLEINGQRIPIIGDEADMLGAIRTCDADTVAIAGTECFGVRGIRRLIWDLEPMGVDLVVSTGVLDVALSRLAMRPIAGLPLLQIEKPQYRGAKRFEKRAFDALFALTVLTVAAPVMLAIALAVKLTSRGPVFYSAERIGIDGQPFAMLKFRTMVRDADKQLDLLIAQNESDGGVLFKMKNDPRITQVGRFLRRFSLDELPQFINVLRRDMSVVGPRPPLRREVEAYDCEVLRRLLVKPGITGLWQVSGRSDLSWTDAVRLDLSYVDNWSMVGDLLIVVKTLKAVLARSGAY